The genomic interval TGCCGAGCGCGAGCACGATTTCGAGCAGAGCGCGCAAACGGCGCGAGCGCGTCATGTCGCGCGCGGCGCGCAGCACGACGGCGGCGCGGCTGCTGGCCTCGCCCACCGCGCCCGAGAACTTCTTCTTGAACAGAAGCGTGCGCACGCGCTGCGAGTAGTGCGGGATCCTGCAACGACACGGTGACGTCACACACTTGGAGACCGACAGCacccacatacatacacatcctcctgcccttatcccaattttatttggggtcggcacagcatgtcttctcctttcatacttctctgtcagacgtcatctcacaagtaacattctttctagccatatcgtctttcacacaatccataaACAGCACCGACagcaccaaataaataaataataaataaacatgagacaacatcacatacattactctgatcccaatgtaagtagctgaagcacttgtgttatggaaatcagaagtaacgataccacaaacacccagacccgagacaacatagaaaactaatggtaatctacatcgactcggccgggaatcgaacccgggacctcagagtggcgtacccatgaaaaccggtgtacacaccactcgaccacggaggtcgtcagaccacggaggtcgtcaaatctttattaatccccaattaaatattaatacttcaaATTGCTGCATTGCGATTTAAATAGTGTCAACATAGGTACAGTGGATACAGCACGTGAGAGCATGAGGTTGGTGAcaacttatatatttactatgaaTACTGTGTAAAATGTGCTTGACCAAAGACTAAACTATTCGGTACAGatccattatatttaaatacagcataatatgatatatgtttatttgattaTGAATTTTGTGCCACTCACTTGGAGATTTCGTAGAGAAACCGGTCCGCACGCGCCATACTGTCTAACTCATCCTGGTGTTCTTCCAGCAGAGCAGCTTCTTCAGCGCTCGGTGTGAATTTCAGCAACTGTTCGACCATATCAAGTGGTAGCTGTTCACCACTGTCCATGCGCAGAATTGCTCtaccatacaaaaataaatatattatataacaatctatggtaaattaacatggttattttaattaacacagTTATCAGTTAggaaatatttaccatgtttttttaatttttttcatatattataaaataaaacacaaagtaaatatcccgtaattaataactgtaataaatctatgatatttcctttttaatgataaaaaatcccAATCTAGACGTACTAGATTAAACATCGTTACGTTCCTGATAAGGTTTTGTCATCTAATCGTAATAGAGGACATGAAAATAACCTACTTTTGACATGAGCTGCAAAAAAAAGTACGCGTCAAAAATACAATGTTTGTCCTTGACCTTTTAGTAGTCACAAGTAAATtagtttaacataaaataaattaacaaaaatacatgAAAACACAAGTAATATAAGCTCTCTAGAACTCACCGACAAATCTCCTCATCGGACATCTTTAACTTCGAAAGCAGGATCGTGCAGTTTTGAGCACGACGGCCGTCGATCACGGATAGGATTTTTGTTCGCGGCTTGGATCCTAGCTGTCGTAAATCTTCTACGGATCCTTCGTTctgaaatatagtaaaaaaatattttctttaagtcAAAGTATTAATCTGTTGGTAAAATACTATGGAGGATGGATTGAActagatttaatattattgggcttatattataagttatatgtaattaatgtttattattaatatatgtctgtattataattaaaatataactgtaGATATATTCAGCGTGAATAACAACATAGTagtattagtaataaaaacaatcaattacaaagaaaataaagatcATAAAAGGCAATTTTTTGAACAAACGGCTGAGAACTAAAATATCTTAACTGTCACCAAAATTCTTAGATTAATGCCCAACATAcgacattttataaaatgtaatcttttaTTTTCTACAAACAATTCCGAGAAGATAACACCTAGAATCGTCTCCTATTAAAGCATTACGATTGTATACCTGGACGCCATTTTTCTGGTAGGCACAGAACATCTTGTCGATGGCGTGCAAGTCCATTGCGTTGTAAAGCTTCGCGTCGTCGAGCTCCTGCCATATCGTGCCGTGAAGCTTCGCGTCGGGCAACTTGCTCCAGTTGAAGCTCTTCAGCGGGTTTCCGGGCGTCGGAACGTTCTTCTTAGGTCTCGGGGGGACAGGGGCGAGGGGCGCGGGGGGTGCGAGGGGCGCCGGGGGAGGCATCGGCGCGGCGGGGGGAGGGGGGCAGAGCGATGGCGGCGGTGGGGGTGGTGGCACGCTGCAGGTTTCGATAACTGCGCTCTTCAGATTGCTGACCTGAAAGATCAAATAGAATTATCAAGTAAAAAACAAACTACAATTCGAGcattcatcatcctcctgccctttcccaattttatttggagtcggcgcagcatgtcttctccttccatacttctctttcagacgtcatctcacaagtaacattctttctaaccatatcgtctttcacactgtacatccatcgtttccttggtcgtcctctacctctatatccatccacatccatgctcaagccattatatttatatatatttttgctacaggttggcggacgagcatatgtcactaccgcccatagacaatgacactgtaagaaatattaaccattgctCACATCCCCAATGCACCATCAAACTTGGGAAACCTAtatagtccaggaattttagcaccaaaaatcggtccgctcttcataaaatccttctacgtgatttttcaaTTGGATTATATCGGAGGGTGgcccccaagtataaaaccgagtttctgtcgcccgaaaccgcgagcgttagccgccatcttggaaaacgttttttttgcTAATATCTCGGAAAAAgtaagttttacgttaaaaaccgaagaaatcttttttgtagagaacaaaatttcccacTTTTTTaggggcaccctccgacataatccaatcgaaaaatcacgtagaaggattttatgcagagcggatatctaaaaatcttggactaatACATATaaggaataaaaaatactaaattgtttcttatttataCGTTACTTCAATGCTCAATAATCTACACGATTCAGAAAAATTGCTAAGAAGACACGTAAAGTTTTTCGTAAGGGTAATTGTAACCTACCTTCGCATCATCAGGTATGCTGCCTTCGCTGACCAGTTTCTCGAATCTCGCTCGTTCAGCTCGCTCTTGATTCAACTGAGTGAAGTgaaaacacataaaataatgaataataatataaaatcaaaactcaTACCATGCACTAATTTTTATCCTAGATTTGTAACTGAAGAAAATAACCccaaatttgaaaaatgtacttattcataattatacatCCCAATATCATCCGATATCAAACAAGTTACTAGGGCAACTTCAATGTTTATACGCATACATTATTTTCCAAGCTAACTGCGTCTCGCTAATTGAAAACATTGTAAATCATTATACTATTTGGATCTGTTAATACAGTTGTGATacggaattaaaataaaaaaatacgtgtaCGTCTTAAAACACCCGACAGGAGtgacaacttaaaaaaaaagtctgccCGAAATAGCATTGTGGGTTAGAGTGAGAGAGCAATAGCCTACCTACGGCTGCTGTATGCGTACGAGAAAGGGAAGCCAAATAGcctgtaacgcgttacgtaacgaatcTGTTTGCACTCCCAGAAGCAGTTAGCACTTAACAAAATGGGCGCGATTCAATCATCACTAGACAACAATAAACTCTTACAACTATTACAATGAAGttggatttttaaataagaaattaagaGCAGTGACTTTGCGAACGAGTTGCCAAAATCCAATGGAAACATTCCCCAATCTCCCTCCCCCTGTCTCCCCTCCCCAATCTCCCTCCCCCTGTCTCCCCTCCCCAATCTCTCTCCCCCTGTCTCCCCTCCCCTGTCTAGTTCACCTGTTGTTCAAGCTGGTGGGCTCTGCAGGCGGAAGACCTGGCCCGTTCCGTGCACTCCATGTGAGCGGCAGTCTCCCTCTCGAGCCTCTCCTTCAGCCTTGAGACGACTCCCTCCAACTCCTCCTTCTCTTGCGTTTGCTGGTCCACTTGCTTCTCCTGTTAGTTGTTAGCCCATGCAGTGGTTTGTGAgagttagtttatttttatgaagtaCTGAGAgcgatacattttaatttaataaagaaatagttattttaaataataattatttatattaaggacattattgatataattatgttcGCTcacagtataataaataataagatttcaTTTATTTGGATTATATAAAGTGTTAAACTTTTAACTCAGCCATATATCAATGAAGTTAcagaaatgaataaataaataattaagtaaaagtaCTTTTCTTGGTAAACTAATTTCAATAAACCACTTTCCCGGGCTCTTAATGAAAGCCGATGGGAtgaaattatttagttatagaGATTATCTCAAACGGCGATACCATTATGTGATATTTAGTAAGAACCGCTTCCCAAACTTACTCGGTATTACGTTTAGAGCGATTCGAGTAAATACGACGATATTCGATTTAAACGAGTCAATCACgtattgtacgacacaactcagttgtagcatcggtaaaattcgtaaaaccgatcacatcagaATTAAGTACACCAAAGTACCCCAAATTAtcatcagtatttatttcttatgtgaatatgatctttacacaaacgtaataacttgttatatcacataacctaatatattcgttaatttgaaaCGTCgacttacatgcacttgctttctcgggttgaactgacgcgagaatcgacaacaaatagcgtcgaatggcgcgaaagGGAGCTCTTTCAGTAAGTAatgggttttattgaatttgccgatgctacttcTAAGTTGTGTGGtactataattgttataaaattaattcgaatCGATTACTcgagtttattattaaacaatatcgTCTCAAATCACTCGAAACGTACCAATTTCCTATAAGATTAGTATCCGTTACCTTCTTCGCTAGTTCTGTAGCCATGTCGACGTTTTCTCGCTCCAAGTTCTCGGCTTTAGTTCTAGCGGCGACCAACTCTTCTTCTTTAGCTAGCAAGTGAACGATCTCGCCAACGTTTATCTCTAACGGAGCGACGTCTGGGTCGTAAACCTGTGactgttaaaatattcaaaattaatcacGCTCATTTTTGGTTAACAACGACAGCAACAAACAACAAATgttgtgcatcttaaccgatgattgcgggttcaaacccaggcaagcaccgctgatccatgtgcttaattagtctttataattcatttcgtgctcagcggtgaaggaaaacatcgcgaggaaacctgcatgtgacaaattttatagaaattctgccacatgtgcatttcaccaacccttCATTTCacaacgcattggaacagcgtggtggaatatattccaaaccttctcctcaaagggagaggaggcctttagcccagcagtgggaattaacaggctgttgttgtaacaagacattaatttaaatatttttgtcacaaAAGTGTCCCTTTGATTTGggaacttattattattattgagggGAAAAACAAATGACATTCGAAAGCGTAACAGTGCCTACTGACTGTAATATGTGTGCGTTTTGcgtccttctcctcaaagggagaggaggcctttagcccagcagtgagaattcacaggctgttgttgttgagtgcACCAGATATCAAGAAGGCGAAGaagtttaaattgaataagAAGAAGGTGCTCCCACCTTGACGTGGTCAGAGCCGGCGTCGGAGGCGCTGTCGCGGTCGCTGTTGGCGCGGCTGCCGGCAGCCGGCTGCTGCAAGACCACCTGTTGCACCACGCGGTCCAGCAGAAGCCAGTGTTGCGAGTGCGGGTTGTATTCCACTTTGATGACAAAAGAAATACTCTTATTCGACTAAAACTTAAGTACCGTATGACGTATTAGTAGTCTCTTCAAACatctttaaatctttaaatcttaatttccttttttattaagaaacctgtatcttaaaattttaagtaaatcacAATAGTAACTCAAAATATGAGTACATCAAGAATTCAGTAAGTCAAGCTAATGAGCTGATAATGCCCAAAGCGTAGACCATCTTCAACGATCAACGAAAAATCGCGAGTTCAATTCTGCAACCTTGATTCATctacttcatttgtttttttatcatgtaTTCTAGAATATTCGACACTTAGTCTCATAAACGGcagttaaagaaaatattacgatAAATTTGCTCGTACCCATCGAAATTCTCATATATGGGTCCAACCTTATTGAAACAGAGTTGCAAATATACCAGACTCTCCTTAACGGAGGatacacaataggctatttgactggtttataaaatccattttatattatttagtagaggataagtaaaagtaaaagttgattttttttatttctagtacatatttggcgaaaaatatcatattaaaaattccatatttaaataacgcccGAAAACGGtacttgaacaatatggcgctgcaatgtggtcggtgacgtcacactgtattttaatctgtggtacatatagtagaaaagcaaggtttacaagaaagtgacttcatcataagcccggccaatcaggagcgttttgtgtcacgtgacaaacgtttgaaaaaatgcatttttattaattaatttttgaataaattaagtattattttcaagtttagttagtaaataaccatttttaaactcataatatacacaaaaataccatattaaaaattccatatttaaataacgcacgAAAACggtacttggacaatatggggctgcaatggggtcggtgacgtcactttgctgtattttaatctgtggtacatagtactatatgtaccacagattaaaaagcaaggtttaccagaaagtgacttcatcataagcccggccaatcaggaacgTTTTatatcacgtgacaaacgtttgaaaaaatgcatttttattaattgatttttgaataaattaagtattattttgaagTTTCCTTAGCAAAAAAACCATTttttaactcataatatacactgattacaataattcacaatatatttttcgcattgtcaaatagtcaATTCAAAAGtcacttcatcataagcccggccaatcatcagcgttttgtgtcacgtgacaaacgtttgaaaaaatgcatttttatttattgatttttaaataaattaagtattattttcaagtttccttagcaaaaaaaaccatttttgtcgaaacgcttggcccttggagtagtggtgcaaaaagcttcatcaaaagtataacacctcgcctcattgcctccactggtgacaggagggctggttcgttttttgcccagaggatcggaattgcgattcaacggggaaatgctgctagcattcttgccaccattccacgcggtcaagatttatacagtaactagttatagttcatatttgtatatatatatttaagcatttaatgttgttaactcttatgttaatttttaagctcataatatacactgattacaatattcCAACTTACGCGGCAGTAGTAGGAGATGTTCCAGCATGGAGAGCAAGTGCGGGTAGGCGGCTGTGTGGCTGAGTTTCCGTCGCAGCAGCTCGAACATGGCGGCCGCGCTCTTCGTGTCAACGTGCTGCTTGTCGAACCTCCTGGCGAGCTCTCTCTCATCCTCATTCCGTACCATTTCGAAGAATTCGATGTGCCTATCGAGGGTCTCGTTTTCGTATTTTCGAAGTTTCTCTATCACTGGAattgaagataattttataaattattgtgtcgagatggcccagtggttagaacgcgtgcatcttaatcgatgattacgggttcgaaaccaggcaagcaccgctgtatcatgtgcttaatttatctgtataattcatctcgtactcagcggtgaaggaaaacatcgtgaggaaacctgcatgtgacaaatttcatagaaattctgccacatgtgtattccaccaacccgcattggaacagcgtggtggaatgtgttccaaaccttctcctcaaagggcgaggaggcctttagcacagcagtgggaatttacaggctgttgttgttataaattataacgcccaaagtaaaatattcatataaatttaactaatcCAAAAACacactacttggtggtagggctttgtgcaagcccgtctgggtaggtaccacccactcatcagttattctccCGCCAagtaatagtactcagtattgttgtgttccggtttgaagggtgagggacccagtgtaactacaggcacaagggacataacaacttagttcccaaggttggtggcacattgacgatgtaaggaatagttaatatttcttacagcgtcattgtctatgggtgatagtgaccacataccatcaggtggcccatatgctcgtccgccaacctataccataaaaaaacaccaattgcctatataaaatataagtctcAAACACTCGTTAACACTCAAAGTGTGTCCTATCCTTAATAAACTTGGCATTGAACTCAAGTCGTTTTGTATGTTGGGACAAatggtattctttttttaatttaattacttaaagtaTGAGTTATATTAAGCCAGGAAACAGAAATACGCATTGTTTTTATACATTGTCAAAGAATAAGGAGTTAATAAATTTGAGTTAGCTAGAATATGAAGCTAGAAGAAGCTGAAAATATTCGTcgttaatgttaatttaatgtagtttttcagaaattattttaaatcgaaaCAAAACTAATTAAAGTTTACATAAGAGTATGAATATGATTTcttaataaaacagttttaatcGAATAATCTTTCTCAGCTTAGAAAAGGCTAATGAACAACACATAGAAGTGAAAAGCTAATGAATACTCACCAGGCTGTATTCCTAACATGAGAAGCTCGTATCTCAAGTGCAGCCTGAATTCTAGGCTTTCTTCCCCGGGGCCGTAATTAAGTACGGCGTTGACGAAGGACATAATAGCGGTCTTGAGACCTAAGTCATCACGATACGCGCCCGTACTGCGGTCTAACTCGTTGACGATACCCTGGAAGCGAGCTCGTTCGCCTGCGTATTTTTGGTAGTGGATCATTGCCTCCAAGACCtgtaatataagtttttaattaataaaaattaataaggaaCCAAATTTAGTCCTATTTCAAGCGCAGCGTGTatttaatcactacatagtataaaacaaagccgcttacatgtatgtttagatctttaaaattacgcaacggattttgatgcggttttttttaatcgatacagtgattcgagaggaatgtttttgtatataatacaaggaaacatagtaaagaaatgatgacaattttagaagtttctaatgtggtgtagtaaataaacaaattggcTAATggtatcaaaaattttaatacatttttcttaaaaGATTTATGAGACTATTGGGAGCTTACTTAAGAGAATCACCTACGCTCTTTCTCCGCGTTTCCATCCATTAAATTTAAgtctataatataaaaccttaccTTCTTATGTCCGCCTGGCACGAGACAAACTGCTCCCAATATCTCCAAGGCAGCGACTTTAGTCTTAACATTTTCCGTGTCCATCGACTGCGCGATCAGATCGATACTCGTCGGATGCGCTAGGACATGAGCTCGACCCGTCTGCAAGATAACAttgaattgattatatttatataaataatcctaaatataaaacaagtcTATAAAAATTTACATCTTCTTATATATCGTAATGATTTTCATCCACAGcgaaagaataaataaatatgagacaacataacatacattactctgatccaaatgtaagtagctaagcacatatgttatagaaaatcagaagtaacgacggtaccacaaacacccaggtcGATACCTAACTCGGCCGAGAATAAAACCCGGGTCCTCGGagtgtcgtacccatgaaaaccggtgtaatcaccactcgaccacggaggtcgtcaaatgaacGATATGAAATGATATGAATGAAACTAAGTAGTACTCACGGAGTTGTTCATTAGTGCCTTGATCCCAGCAATGAGGTTGTGCCTCGTGGTGGCGTCATCTCTCGGGGCTCTTTGCAGCGCTTCCAACAAAGCAGCAAGACCGCCCTGCTTGATGAAGCGCAGGACAAAACTGTGCGCCCGCGTCCGGAGCGCCGTCTTCAGACCATCGACCAGGGCACACGCTTCGGTGGGTGTTGTTGCTTCTGATGATGAAAAGGCCTGAAGCGGAAACAAAGTTCTGTCTTAGTGCCAATTGGACTAGCTTTGCAATCAACCTCTCATCAAACGAATCATTCTTTAGGCTCTCATTGCCTAACAACGACTCTAATTAATTTAGCTTGGAGACAATAACCTAAGCATCTTATGcaataatagaaaacaaatttgTATTGCGTTAAATTATCACCAAATTAATTTATCGTGACTAAACTCCTAAAACAAACCATCCGAACAGCTTTCATTTACgacatttattgtaaatttcgtAAATGTAAGCTGTTCTTTCGTTCTGTTTAATTAAGAATACATTCTCAAACCTCAGTTAAAAACTAATCAAACAATAACCCtttgaaaaataacatataatacagTTTAATTTAAGGGGTCGATAAACTTACATCAGCAATTTCGTTCAGAGCCTTGATGTAGTCTTCGACCTGTGGCGCCGTAGCCAGTGGGGGCGCTTGCCCAGGCGGCGGCCGGCGACTGCAGTAGATCTGCCACTTTTTCGCCGCTGGCAATTCCATCATCGCCGCTTTGTTGACTGCTGTTAAGTCCAACTCTTCCTGTAACAAACAATCATAGAACATCAGGCGTTATCTTTTTGAGATGCCTTAATGAAATAACTACTAAACCAAAAAACGTTATCTGAAGATGCAGCACGTTTTGGCGAAGGTTTTATTaggattttttattgaaaatgatcGTTGTATTGTTAGTTTAACTCTGCATATTGTAGTTACACCatacaaaaatgtaaacattaaatactagcaCTTAAAGAACAGATTAAAAGAAGCAcgataatatcaatattttgaaaaagtacTAACTGACGAAGACAAAAATCAGAAATAATCAagcaaaatatgtattaaatatt from Vanessa cardui chromosome 15, ilVanCard2.1, whole genome shotgun sequence carries:
- the LOC124535555 gene encoding disheveled-associated activator of morphogenesis 1 isoform X3, which gives rise to MFSRKRKNKQIFTLKRKCSTKQNNDEPPEITYCVVGGEGGLALQAVTPTHPMPPQDELDAKFAELVEELDLTAVNKAAMMELPAAKKWQIYCSRRPPPGQAPPLATAPQVEDYIKALNEIADAFSSSEATTPTEACALVDGLKTALRTRAHSFVLRFIKQGGLAALLEALQRAPRDDATTRHNLIAGIKALMNNSTGRAHVLAHPTSIDLIAQSMDTENVKTKVAALEILGAVCLVPGGHKKVLEAMIHYQKYAGERARFQGIVNELDRSTGAYRDDLGLKTAIMSFVNAVLNYGPGEESLEFRLHLRYELLMLGIQPVIEKLRKYENETLDRHIEFFEMVRNEDERELARRFDKQHVDTKSAAAMFELLRRKLSHTAAYPHLLSMLEHLLLLPLEYNPHSQHWLLLDRVVQQVVLQQPAAGSRANSDRDSASDAGSDHVKSQVYDPDVAPLEINVGEIVHLLAKEEELVAARTKAENLERENVDMATELAKKEKQVDQQTQEKEELEGVVSRLKERLERETAAHMECTERARSSACRAHQLEQQLNQERAERARFEKLVSEGSIPDDAKVSNLKSAVIETCSVPPPPPPPSLCPPPPAAPMPPPAPLAPPAPLAPVPPRPKKNVPTPGNPLKSFNWSKLPDAKLHGTIWQELDDAKLYNAMDLHAIDKMFCAYQKNGVQNEGSVEDLRQLGSKPRTKILSVIDGRRAQNCTILLSKLKMSDEEICRAILRMDSGEQLPLDMVEQLLKFTPSAEEAALLEEHQDELDSMARADRFLYEISKIPHYSQRVRTLLFKKKFSGAVGEASSRAAVVLRAARDMTRSRRLRALLEIVLALGNYMNRGARGNASGFRLSSLGKLADTKSSVSRNTTLLHYLVELLETQFKEVLLLEEDLPHVRAAAKVCIDQLEKDVGALRNGLREVSRELDYHASLPAPAQPNDAFVPVMREFHAHAVCSFTQLEDLFQDMKSRLEACAHAFGEEPSASPEQLFGALDSFLTQLAEARAECDAARRRRDEEERRTRHEQELKKRTMERKQGSSLLSSVGRSLGKSNGTTDCNGHSGDNSRDGTLTNGQKGEFDDLISALRTGDVFGDDVAKIKRSRKAAKSGYKGRDSPPRGVCREDSRERQKN
- the LOC124535555 gene encoding disheveled-associated activator of morphogenesis 1 isoform X2 produces the protein MCSKDQISHILGKINVGLPSWSRGLEAAEAARARLVRWACGDAPPEPDPPRKKMPHALRRRWPMCPCLQNDEPPEITYCVVGGEGGLALQAVTPTHPMPPQDELDAKFAELVEELDLTAVNKAAMMELPAAKKWQIYCSRRPPPGQAPPLATAPQVEDYIKALNEIADAFSSSEATTPTEACALVDGLKTALRTRAHSFVLRFIKQGGLAALLEALQRAPRDDATTRHNLIAGIKALMNNSTGRAHVLAHPTSIDLIAQSMDTENVKTKVAALEILGAVCLVPGGHKKVLEAMIHYQKYAGERARFQGIVNELDRSTGAYRDDLGLKTAIMSFVNAVLNYGPGEESLEFRLHLRYELLMLGIQPVIEKLRKYENETLDRHIEFFEMVRNEDERELARRFDKQHVDTKSAAAMFELLRRKLSHTAAYPHLLSMLEHLLLLPLEYNPHSQHWLLLDRVVQQVVLQQPAAGSRANSDRDSASDAGSDHVKSQVYDPDVAPLEINVGEIVHLLAKEEELVAARTKAENLERENVDMATELAKKEKQVDQQTQEKEELEGVVSRLKERLERETAAHMECTERARSSACRAHQLEQQLNQERAERARFEKLVSEGSIPDDAKVSNLKSAVIETCSVPPPPPPPSLCPPPPAAPMPPPAPLAPPAPLAPVPPRPKKNVPTPGNPLKSFNWSKLPDAKLHGTIWQELDDAKLYNAMDLHAIDKMFCAYQKNGVQNEGSVEDLRQLGSKPRTKILSVIDGRRAQNCTILLSKLKMSDEEICRAILRMDSGEQLPLDMVEQLLKFTPSAEEAALLEEHQDELDSMARADRFLYEISKIPHYSQRVRTLLFKKKFSGAVGEASSRAAVVLRAARDMTRSRRLRALLEIVLALGNYMNRGARGNASGFRLSSLGKLADTKSSVSRNTTLLHYLVELLETQFKEVLLLEEDLPHVRAAAKVCIDQLEKDVGALRNGLREVSRELDYHASLPAPAQPNDAFVPVMREFHAHAVCSFTQLEDLFQDMKSRLEACAHAFGEEPSASPEQLFGALDSFLTQLAEARAECDAARRRRDEEERRTRHEQELKKRTMERKQGSSLLSSVGRSLGKSNGTTDCNGHSGDNSRDGTLTNGQKGEFDDLISALRTGDVFGDDVAKIKRSRKAAKSGYKGRDSPPRGVCREDSRERQKN